In Thermococcus camini, a genomic segment contains:
- a CDS encoding Nif3-like dinuclear metal center hexameric protein: MNRDELVAFLDEYLNVQAYPDKSSNGLQVEGKEEVERIAFAVDTTLRTIERAVKGKADMLVVHHGLIWGGLNYVTGIHYRRLKALMEGGINLYAAHLPLDAHPEVGNNVELLRLLGIEPRGPFGGYRGLSVGFYGEFDEPQPIEKVAQVIAEKLDTTVKTYEFGKRKIKTIGAISGAGAFALEEAHRKGIDLLVTGEFTHADYLTAIDLPQSVLVAGHYKTETLGVKALMEVVRAKLGLDVFFIDEPTGL; the protein is encoded by the coding sequence ATGAACCGCGACGAGCTGGTGGCGTTCCTTGACGAATACCTCAACGTTCAGGCTTACCCAGACAAGTCGAGCAACGGCCTCCAGGTGGAGGGAAAGGAGGAAGTTGAGAGAATAGCTTTTGCCGTCGATACGACGCTTAGAACCATAGAGCGGGCCGTTAAAGGAAAAGCCGACATGCTGGTTGTCCACCACGGCCTGATATGGGGCGGTCTGAACTACGTAACGGGAATCCACTACAGACGCCTGAAGGCCCTCATGGAGGGCGGAATAAACCTCTACGCCGCCCACCTGCCCCTAGATGCGCACCCAGAGGTCGGCAACAACGTCGAGCTGCTCCGCCTTCTTGGCATTGAGCCCAGGGGCCCCTTCGGCGGGTACAGGGGGCTGAGCGTGGGCTTCTATGGAGAGTTCGATGAGCCGCAGCCGATCGAGAAGGTGGCGCAGGTAATAGCGGAGAAGCTCGACACCACCGTCAAGACCTACGAGTTCGGGAAGCGCAAAATTAAAACCATTGGGGCAATAAGCGGCGCCGGGGCCTTCGCACTTGAGGAGGCGCACAGAAAGGGCATCGACCTGCTCGTAACGGGCGAGTTCACCCACGCGGATTATCTAACGGCCATCGACCTGCCGCAGAGCGTCCTCGTTGCCGGTCACTACAAGACCGAGACGCTCGGGGTTAAAGCGCTCATGGAGGTCGTGAGGGCAAAGCTTGGGTTGGACGTTTTCTTCATAGACGAGCCAACCGGGCTTTGA
- a CDS encoding tRNA uridine(34) 5-carboxymethylaminomethyl modification radical SAM/GNAT enzyme Elp3: MGEDEFRKAVEELARAVMNGEIKGREELNRYKIAVSRKYHLSKIPGNSDILKAIPEDRREEFRELLKRKPTRTISGVAVVAMMTKPFPCPHGRCIYCPGGPSVGSPQSYTGREPSALRAVQSAYHPYIIMMRRLKQLTDIGHDVDKVEVIIQGGTFPAVDLDYQEWFVKCAFKAMNDFPHFRDIENLDEKLVRLIVKGDESVFDEDPKFKEAWEKTHSKPYYYLEDEQRKNERAKVRMVGLTIETRPDWAFERQIDRMLKLGTTRVELGVQTIFNFIHERTKRGHGVEEIIKATQLLRDAGLKINYHIMPGLPGSNFERDLYTFRAIFEDPRFRPDMLKVYPTLVTADAPLYRWWKEGKYRPYRTEEAVELLVEAYKLFPKWVRVMRIQRDIPVQLIVDGVKHSNLGQLVFNELIKRGIRPREIRFREVGHMMEKFGIQPEVEHIKLLREDYDAAGGKELFLSFEDTKNDILIGFLRLRIPSEKAHRREINCCPSAIVRELHVYGPLVPIGGKPKYEWQHRGYGRELLSEAERIAREEFDVRKMLVISGVGVRNYYRKFGYRKNGPYVAKRLDRGYADFETGGHFDGHLNT; the protein is encoded by the coding sequence ATGGGTGAGGATGAGTTTAGGAAGGCCGTTGAGGAGCTCGCGAGGGCCGTTATGAACGGCGAGATAAAGGGCCGTGAGGAGCTCAACAGGTACAAGATAGCCGTATCCAGGAAGTATCATCTCTCGAAGATTCCCGGTAACTCGGACATCCTCAAGGCCATCCCTGAGGACAGGCGCGAGGAGTTCAGGGAACTGCTCAAAAGAAAGCCGACGAGAACGATAAGCGGCGTCGCTGTGGTCGCCATGATGACCAAGCCCTTTCCGTGTCCACACGGCAGGTGCATCTACTGCCCCGGCGGGCCGAGCGTTGGCTCTCCGCAGAGCTACACGGGAAGGGAGCCTTCAGCTTTAAGGGCCGTCCAGAGCGCGTATCATCCATACATCATCATGATGCGCAGGTTGAAGCAGCTCACCGACATAGGGCACGACGTCGACAAGGTCGAGGTCATCATCCAGGGAGGTACTTTTCCAGCGGTTGATCTCGACTACCAGGAGTGGTTCGTCAAGTGTGCCTTCAAAGCGATGAACGACTTCCCGCACTTTAGGGATATAGAAAACCTCGATGAGAAGCTCGTCAGGCTAATTGTTAAGGGAGATGAGTCCGTCTTTGACGAGGACCCGAAGTTTAAGGAAGCATGGGAGAAAACCCACTCAAAGCCCTACTACTACCTCGAAGACGAGCAGAGGAAGAACGAGAGGGCTAAGGTCAGGATGGTCGGCCTGACCATTGAAACCCGCCCGGACTGGGCCTTTGAGAGGCAAATAGACAGGATGCTGAAGCTCGGAACCACGAGGGTCGAGCTCGGCGTCCAGACGATATTCAACTTCATCCACGAGCGGACTAAAAGGGGGCACGGCGTCGAGGAGATAATCAAGGCCACCCAGCTTCTCCGCGACGCAGGACTGAAAATTAACTACCACATAATGCCCGGCCTTCCGGGAAGCAACTTTGAGCGCGACCTCTACACCTTCCGTGCCATCTTTGAGGATCCCCGGTTCCGCCCGGACATGCTGAAGGTGTACCCCACCCTGGTTACCGCAGATGCTCCCCTCTACCGCTGGTGGAAAGAGGGTAAATATCGCCCTTACCGCACGGAGGAAGCCGTTGAGCTCCTCGTCGAGGCCTACAAGCTCTTCCCCAAGTGGGTTCGCGTCATGAGAATCCAGCGCGACATACCGGTTCAGCTAATCGTTGACGGCGTCAAGCACTCCAATTTGGGTCAGTTAGTCTTCAACGAGCTGATAAAGCGCGGTATAAGGCCGAGGGAGATTCGCTTTAGGGAAGTCGGCCACATGATGGAGAAGTTTGGAATCCAGCCGGAGGTGGAGCACATAAAGCTCCTCCGCGAGGATTATGATGCCGCTGGTGGGAAGGAACTCTTCCTGAGCTTTGAGGACACTAAGAACGACATCCTGATAGGCTTCCTTCGCCTGAGGATTCCGAGTGAAAAGGCCCACCGGAGGGAGATAAACTGCTGTCCCTCAGCCATAGTCAGGGAGCTCCACGTTTACGGCCCGCTCGTGCCGATAGGCGGAAAGCCGAAGTATGAATGGCAGCACCGCGGCTACGGAAGGGAGCTTTTGAGCGAGGCCGAGAGGATAGCTCGCGAGGAGTTCGACGTCAGGAAGATGCTAGTTATCAGCGGCGTGGGAGTCAGGAACTACTACCGGAAGTTCGGCTACCGGAAGAACGGGCCGTACGTGGCAAAGCGGCTAGATAGGGGCTACGCGGACTTTGAGACGGGAGGCCATTTCGACGGGCACCTGAACACCTGA
- a CDS encoding KaiC domain-containing protein, producing the protein MVKRVKTGIPGMDEILHGGIPERNVVLLSGGPGTGKTIFSQQFIWNGLQMSEPGIYVALEEHPLQVRGNMAGFGWDVRKYEEDGLFAMVDAFTAGIGKSKEYEKYIVHDLTDIREFIDVLRTAVKDLGAKRVVIDSVTTLYINKPAMARSVVMQLKRVLAGLGVTSILVSQISVGERGFGGPGVEHGVDGIIRLDLDEIDGELKRSLLIWKMRGTSHSMRRHPFEITDRGIVVYPDKVLKRKAIVELE; encoded by the coding sequence ATGGTCAAGCGCGTCAAGACTGGAATCCCTGGAATGGACGAGATACTCCACGGCGGGATTCCGGAGCGAAACGTTGTCCTTCTCAGCGGTGGACCGGGAACGGGGAAGACCATCTTCAGCCAGCAGTTCATATGGAACGGCCTCCAGATGAGTGAACCCGGAATCTACGTCGCTCTGGAAGAGCACCCCCTTCAGGTCAGGGGGAACATGGCCGGGTTCGGATGGGACGTCAGGAAGTACGAGGAGGATGGTTTGTTCGCGATGGTCGATGCCTTCACAGCCGGCATAGGCAAGAGCAAGGAGTACGAGAAGTACATAGTTCACGACCTCACCGACATCAGGGAGTTCATAGACGTCCTCAGAACGGCAGTCAAGGACTTAGGTGCCAAGAGAGTCGTCATCGACTCGGTAACAACGCTCTACATCAACAAGCCGGCCATGGCCAGGAGCGTAGTGATGCAGCTGAAGAGGGTTCTCGCCGGCCTCGGCGTCACGAGCATACTGGTGAGCCAGATAAGCGTTGGAGAGAGGGGTTTCGGCGGGCCCGGCGTTGAGCATGGTGTTGATGGCATAATAAGGCTTGATTTAGATGAGATTGACGGCGAGCTCAAGCGCTCATTACTCATCTGGAAGATGCGCGGAACGAGCCACAGCATGAGGAGGCATCCCTTCGAGATAACGGACAGGGGAATCGTCGTTTACCCCGACAAAGTCCTGAAGAGGAAGGCTATAGTTGAGCTTGAGTAA
- a CDS encoding YkgJ family cysteine cluster protein, protein MRFKPKPFREPVSFKCEFCLDCCRGRHVYLTLNDIERIANAGHDPQEFVTFSVEGNKIRFVLAVREWDLGCVFHDPETGKCCVHDANPIICRIYPFMVSRKPLGVEGEKPFHHKGQTLWLYYDESCPGINAEEPETTITPEEIAKLGLKFEREFERTDMAGFAELLDELER, encoded by the coding sequence ATGAGATTCAAACCCAAACCCTTCAGGGAACCGGTGTCCTTCAAGTGTGAGTTCTGCCTTGACTGCTGCAGGGGGAGGCACGTGTATCTGACGTTGAATGACATAGAAAGGATAGCGAATGCCGGTCATGATCCGCAGGAGTTCGTGACGTTCTCCGTGGAAGGAAACAAAATCCGCTTCGTTTTGGCTGTAAGGGAGTGGGATCTCGGCTGCGTCTTCCACGACCCGGAGACAGGAAAGTGCTGTGTTCACGATGCGAACCCGATAATCTGCAGGATATACCCTTTCATGGTCTCCAGGAAGCCCCTCGGCGTTGAGGGAGAAAAGCCGTTCCACCACAAGGGCCAAACGCTGTGGCTCTACTACGATGAAAGCTGTCCCGGGATAAACGCGGAGGAGCCGGAAACGACGATAACTCCAGAGGAAATAGCGAAGCTCGGCCTGAAGTTTGAGAGGGAGTTCGAGAGAACGGACATGGCAGGATTTGCTGAGCTGCTCGATGAACTCGAAAGATGA
- a CDS encoding HdeD family acid-resistance protein has product MDEIKEPAGDEEKKPMTPEEYRDEMTRKQVASLMAHWQWYLVLGIVLLVLGIVGLGILPFITLASIAVFGVFLIIGGVILIAVALFTSGESGGTRIFQLLLAVLYIIAGAAMLEEPLLSAQILTFILGGAYFIFGIVKALMGFKTEGGGIVILSGVIDFFIGVMILANWPEWSPWVIGLFVAIELIVAGVSFIALSLGARSMKNKPEAQA; this is encoded by the coding sequence ATGGACGAGATTAAAGAACCCGCAGGGGATGAGGAGAAGAAGCCGATGACCCCGGAGGAGTACAGGGATGAGATGACCCGGAAGCAGGTGGCCAGCCTGATGGCTCACTGGCAGTGGTACCTGGTTCTGGGAATCGTCCTGCTCGTTCTCGGTATCGTCGGTTTGGGCATACTGCCGTTCATCACCCTGGCAAGCATCGCAGTCTTTGGAGTGTTCCTCATAATTGGAGGCGTCATCCTGATAGCCGTTGCCCTGTTCACCAGCGGTGAGAGCGGGGGAACGAGGATATTTCAGCTTCTGCTGGCAGTGCTCTACATAATAGCGGGGGCCGCAATGCTGGAGGAGCCCCTCCTATCGGCCCAGATCCTGACGTTCATACTGGGCGGCGCGTACTTCATCTTCGGTATCGTCAAGGCCCTCATGGGATTCAAGACCGAAGGCGGGGGCATAGTGATCCTCTCGGGCGTCATCGACTTCTTCATAGGAGTCATGATACTCGCCAACTGGCCCGAGTGGAGCCCGTGGGTCATAGGTCTCTTTGTGGCGATTGAGCTTATAGTTGCAGGTGTGAGCTTCATAGCGCTGTCCCTCGGGGCAAGGTCGATGAAGAACAAGCCAGAGGCCCAGGCATGA
- the speD gene encoding adenosylmethionine decarboxylase codes for MSEIETIGFHYVVEAAGCDPEVLGDADRIRQIFLDAAKVGNMEVKSSYFFKFSPTGVSGVVIVAESHISVHTWPERGYAALDVYTCGTKADPEKAVDYILEQFKAKYAHVSEIKRGIEEDDDTYTHMIMTWEEALRKNGKE; via the coding sequence ATGAGCGAGATAGAGACCATCGGGTTCCACTACGTTGTTGAAGCTGCCGGTTGCGATCCTGAGGTTCTGGGTGACGCTGACAGGATAAGGCAAATATTCCTCGACGCGGCGAAGGTAGGCAACATGGAGGTCAAGTCAAGCTATTTCTTCAAGTTCTCCCCGACCGGTGTCAGCGGCGTCGTCATAGTCGCTGAAAGCCACATCTCGGTTCACACCTGGCCGGAGAGGGGCTATGCTGCTCTGGACGTCTATACCTGCGGCACCAAGGCCGACCCGGAGAAGGCCGTCGATTACATACTCGAGCAGTTCAAGGCCAAGTACGCCCACGTTTCCGAGATCAAGAGGGGCATCGAAGAGGACGACGACACCTACACCCACATGATAATGACATGGGAAGAGGCCCTCAGAAAGAACGGGAAGGAGTAA
- the alaS gene encoding alanine--tRNA ligase, whose product MSMDMTTRMFKEEGWIRKQCPKCGKFFWTLDPDRKTCGDPPCDEYSFIGKPGIPKKYTLEEMREKFLSFFEKHGHGRVKRFPVLPRWRDDVLLVGASIMDFQPWVISGEADPPANPLTISQPSIRFTDIDNVGITGRHFTIFEMMAHHAFNYPDRPIYWMDETVELAFEFFTKELGMKAEDITFKENPWAGGGNAGPAFEVLYRGLEVATLVFMQYKKAPKDADPTQVVEIKGDYYVPMETRVVDTGYGLERLVWMSHGTPTAYDAVLGYVVEPLKRMAGVEKIDERILMENSRLAGMFDIEDMGDLRYLREQVARRVGISVEELTKAVRPYELIYAIADHTKALTFMLADGVIPSNVKAGYLARLLIRKSIRHLRELGLEVPLAEIVAMHIRELSPTYPEFKEMEDVILDIINVEERRYQETLRRGSDLVKREVAKLKKAGRDEIPLERLLLFYESHGLTPEIVAEVAQREGIRVEIPDNFYTLVAKEAEKAEKKAAAEYAVDFELVKDLPDTRTLYYEDPFMREFDAEVLRVIDDWVILNQTAFYPEGGGQPCDLGELEVGEEKVKVIDVQKIGKVILHRVERPELFKPGAKVHGRIDWDRRIQHMRHHTGTHVIMGALVRVLGKHVWQAGSQLHTDWARLDISHYKRITEDELREIERLANRVVMENRKVTWEWLPRTEAEMKYGFRLYQGGVVPGRVIRVLKIEDWDVQACGGTHLPNTGLIGPIKILRTERIQDGVERIIFAAGEAAVDWMQETERLLKRTAETFRVPPEKVPETAERFFSEWKEARKEVEKLRKELAKLLVYELEGKAEKVGEVEFIGAVVEGAMDDLREAANKLRKENRVVVLISREGHFVVAVGDGLDVKAGELAKVITSVAGGGGGGRKELAQGRVKNPLKAEEAIEEVKRRLS is encoded by the coding sequence ATGAGCATGGACATGACCACGAGGATGTTTAAGGAGGAGGGGTGGATAAGGAAGCAGTGCCCCAAGTGCGGAAAGTTCTTCTGGACGCTCGACCCGGATAGGAAGACCTGCGGAGACCCGCCGTGTGACGAGTACTCGTTCATCGGAAAGCCGGGGATACCAAAGAAGTACACCCTGGAGGAGATGCGCGAGAAGTTCCTGAGCTTCTTCGAGAAGCACGGCCACGGGAGGGTGAAGCGCTTCCCGGTTCTTCCCCGCTGGCGCGATGACGTTCTTCTTGTTGGAGCGAGCATAATGGACTTCCAGCCATGGGTCATAAGCGGTGAAGCGGACCCGCCGGCCAACCCCCTCACGATAAGCCAGCCCTCAATAAGGTTCACCGACATTGACAACGTCGGAATCACGGGCAGGCACTTCACGATATTCGAGATGATGGCTCATCATGCATTCAACTACCCGGACAGGCCGATTTACTGGATGGACGAGACTGTGGAGCTTGCCTTCGAGTTCTTCACCAAGGAGCTCGGGATGAAGGCCGAGGACATAACCTTCAAGGAGAACCCGTGGGCCGGCGGTGGAAACGCGGGCCCGGCCTTCGAGGTGCTCTACCGCGGTCTTGAGGTTGCCACACTCGTCTTCATGCAGTACAAGAAGGCGCCAAAGGACGCCGACCCGACTCAGGTTGTGGAGATCAAGGGTGACTACTACGTCCCGATGGAGACGAGGGTTGTGGATACTGGCTACGGCCTCGAGAGGCTCGTCTGGATGAGCCACGGTACTCCAACGGCCTACGACGCCGTCCTCGGCTACGTCGTTGAGCCCCTGAAGAGGATGGCGGGTGTGGAGAAGATAGATGAGCGCATCCTCATGGAGAACTCCCGTTTGGCAGGAATGTTCGACATAGAGGATATGGGCGACCTGAGGTACCTCCGCGAGCAGGTTGCCAGGCGCGTCGGAATCAGCGTCGAGGAGCTTACAAAGGCTGTGAGGCCCTACGAGCTGATATATGCCATAGCGGACCACACCAAGGCTTTAACCTTCATGCTGGCGGATGGAGTTATCCCGTCCAACGTCAAGGCGGGCTACCTGGCGAGGCTCCTCATAAGGAAGAGCATAAGGCACCTCCGCGAGCTCGGCCTCGAGGTTCCGTTGGCGGAGATAGTGGCGATGCACATCAGGGAGCTCTCGCCGACCTATCCCGAGTTCAAGGAGATGGAAGACGTTATCCTCGACATAATCAACGTCGAGGAGAGGCGCTACCAGGAGACCCTCAGGCGCGGAAGCGACCTAGTGAAGCGCGAGGTGGCCAAGCTCAAGAAGGCCGGCAGGGATGAGATTCCGCTCGAAAGGCTCCTCCTGTTCTACGAGAGCCACGGCTTAACGCCTGAGATAGTCGCGGAGGTGGCTCAGAGAGAGGGAATCAGGGTTGAGATCCCCGACAACTTCTACACGCTGGTCGCTAAGGAGGCGGAGAAGGCGGAGAAGAAGGCCGCCGCTGAATACGCCGTTGACTTTGAGCTGGTCAAAGATTTGCCCGACACGAGGACGCTCTACTATGAAGACCCCTTCATGAGGGAGTTTGATGCCGAGGTTCTCAGGGTCATAGACGACTGGGTAATTCTCAACCAGACCGCCTTCTATCCGGAGGGCGGCGGTCAGCCGTGCGACCTCGGTGAGCTCGAAGTTGGGGAGGAGAAGGTCAAGGTCATAGACGTTCAGAAGATAGGGAAGGTAATCCTCCACAGGGTCGAGAGGCCGGAGCTCTTCAAACCCGGCGCGAAGGTTCACGGAAGGATCGACTGGGACAGGAGAATCCAGCACATGCGCCACCACACCGGAACCCACGTCATTATGGGTGCCCTCGTAAGGGTTCTCGGAAAGCACGTCTGGCAAGCTGGAAGCCAGCTCCACACCGACTGGGCCAGGTTAGATATTTCCCACTACAAGCGCATAACTGAGGACGAGCTCAGAGAAATCGAGCGCCTCGCGAACCGCGTCGTCATGGAGAACAGGAAGGTGACCTGGGAGTGGCTTCCGAGGACCGAGGCCGAGATGAAGTACGGCTTCAGGCTCTACCAGGGTGGAGTGGTTCCTGGAAGGGTCATCAGGGTGCTCAAGATTGAGGACTGGGACGTCCAGGCCTGCGGTGGAACGCATCTGCCGAACACAGGTCTTATAGGCCCGATCAAGATTCTGAGAACCGAGCGCATACAGGACGGTGTTGAGAGGATAATCTTCGCCGCAGGAGAGGCCGCGGTTGACTGGATGCAGGAGACCGAGAGGCTTCTCAAGAGAACCGCCGAGACCTTCCGCGTTCCGCCCGAGAAGGTGCCGGAGACGGCCGAGCGCTTCTTCAGCGAGTGGAAGGAGGCAAGAAAGGAGGTCGAGAAGCTCAGGAAGGAGCTGGCCAAGCTCCTCGTCTACGAGCTCGAGGGCAAAGCTGAGAAGGTTGGGGAGGTTGAGTTCATCGGAGCCGTCGTTGAGGGCGCGATGGACGACCTCCGCGAGGCCGCCAACAAGCTCAGGAAGGAGAACAGGGTGGTTGTCCTCATCAGCAGGGAGGGCCACTTCGTCGTTGCCGTTGGAGATGGCCTGGACGTAAAGGCCGGCGAGCTGGCGAAGGTGATAACGAGCGTCGCCGGCGGTGGTGGTGGCGGAAGGAAGGAGCTCGCCCAGGGCAGGGTGAAGAACCCGCTGAAGGCGGAGGAGGCAATAGAAGAGGTTAAGAGAAGGCTCAGCTGA
- a CDS encoding PUA domain-containing protein translates to MERELRYRRASSWEYDLILREAEKYGELKHYFFAIVEGRFRDVYAVNERVWAEIEGLNIKPYAYGTFVGTIKVDRNLVEKFYPNVEFFYFVNVEKNYAVLTPKAGFLFTTGKDVPRSGVRRYDWQGTKKLVIYDENGTLLGIGRINPESRRKFILNVTDVGEFIRRKR, encoded by the coding sequence ATGGAGAGGGAACTCAGATACAGACGCGCCTCCTCGTGGGAATACGATTTGATCCTCCGCGAGGCCGAGAAGTATGGCGAGTTGAAGCACTACTTCTTCGCGATAGTTGAGGGTCGCTTTAGGGACGTTTATGCCGTTAACGAGAGGGTGTGGGCCGAGATTGAGGGTCTAAACATCAAACCCTACGCCTACGGGACCTTTGTCGGCACGATAAAGGTGGACAGAAACCTCGTCGAGAAGTTCTACCCCAACGTGGAGTTCTTCTACTTCGTTAATGTTGAGAAGAACTACGCGGTTCTCACTCCAAAAGCGGGCTTTCTCTTCACGACAGGCAAGGACGTGCCGAGGAGCGGCGTGAGGAGGTACGACTGGCAGGGGACGAAGAAGCTCGTTATCTACGATGAAAACGGAACTCTGCTCGGCATAGGGCGGATAAATCCTGAGAGCAGGAGAAAGTTCATTCTGAACGTGACTGATGTGGGGGAGTTCATAAGGAGGAAGCGCTAG